The proteins below are encoded in one region of Nilaparvata lugens isolate BPH chromosome X, ASM1435652v1, whole genome shotgun sequence:
- the LOC111044202 gene encoding uncharacterized protein LOC111044202, whose product MISDQLTIINEYKTNHESLMTENSNLKKKCNDLETRLEDLEQYSRANSIEINGIPEDKNEDIIQIVKNVGHGLGVPVQEQDIVACHRLGSPNKDGVRTREIIVKFVRRLVKENLLQQRRVKRNFNTRDIGIMDRTTEAVYINESLSVARRKIFNELKIMKKDNLLQYVWVRNGKVLTRAHDGAKVVAVTTLDQVSALKLKNTGKQLSPSKQNQLIQITNPRSK is encoded by the coding sequence ATGATATCTGACCAACTAACTATCATCAACGAATACAAAACTAATCACGAATCACTGATGACAGAAAACTCCAACCTAAAGAAGAAATGCAACGACCTCGAGACCCGTTTGGAGGACCTGGAACAGTATTCGCGGGCAAATAGCATCGAGATCAACGGAATCCCTGAGGATAAAAATGAAGACATCATTCAGATCGTGAAAAACGTTGGTCATGGACTGGGCGTGCCGGTGCAAGAACAGGATATTGTCGCATGTCATCGCCTTGGCTCTCCAAATAAAGACGGGGTGCGTACTAGGGAAATTATCGTCAAGTTTGTGAGAAGATTAGTGAAAGAAAACCTACTCCAACAAAGAAGAGTTAAACGGAATTTCAATACGAGGGACATTGGTATAATGGATCGAACGACCGAGGCTGTTTATATCAATGAAAGCCTGAGCGTTGCGCGACGCAAGATTTTCAACGAGCTGAAGATCATGAAGAAAGATAACCTCCTTCAATACGTGTGGGTGCGAAACGGAAAGGTGCTGACGCGAGCGCATGATGGAGCCAAAGTTGTCGCTGTTACAACACTCGATCAGGTGAGCGCCCTAAAGCTAAAGAATACAGGTAAACAGTTATCGCCCTCCAAGCAGAATCAGCTGATACAGATAACAAATCCACGATCGAAATGA